The proteins below come from a single Maylandia zebra isolate NMK-2024a linkage group LG23, Mzebra_GT3a, whole genome shotgun sequence genomic window:
- the LOC101467894 gene encoding FERM and PDZ domain-containing protein 4 isoform X1, with product MYSTHQEHNMGMDWLDSYGDDVLIYHKNKTSGWPPPGPGSWGGLQGPPYSWDSMNSAKEGRECLTNQVSQSSSLEEVHLDGVPPAPRLVEMRRDPVLGFGFVAGSEKPVVVRSVTPGGPSEGKLLPGDEIIMINDEPVSSAPRERVIDLVRSCKESIMLTVVQPYPSPKSAFISAAKKAMLKSNPVKVRFAEEVIINGQVPNPMKDNSLLFMPNVLKVYLENGQTKSFRFDCSTSIKEVILTLQEKLSIKCIEHFSLVLEQRTEGSESKLLLLHEQEMLTQVTQRPGCDKMKCFFRISFVPRDPVELLRRDAVAFEYLYVQSCNDVVLERFGQELKYDAALRLAALQMYILTMTTRQSQKVSLKYIQKEWGLSLFLPPAVLSSMKEKNVKKALTHILKTNQNLVPPGKKLTALQAKVHYLRYLSELRLFGGREFKSILLQGEKQTEVTLLVGPRYGISHVINARTNLVALLADFSHVNRIEILTEDETNVRLELHVLDVRPITLIMESSDAMNLACLTAGYYRLLVDSRRSIFSMAHCNSTGVDDLSQERVLEWPYSTSFGDNEEPGQVEIYSRDSEYSDNGQRENSISPYFHEPPNPDRDLENRRSPLPPPLPPATRHKTQDSPRSAKVSFIFEGNPPLNKFKNLRYERLLESPEVPNYGPPYLHNNTYFQQQDREPFQHVYSNIISEESSEELRELVYRGNTSDPDEDSCEEDSTGGTPVGDETHDGIQGEGLPTAAGKATFLTLSGSTDDIIDLTSLPPPEGDDGVDDDEDDTLLQTLNLAIAAPPPGFRDSLDEDVAPEGRPLSTRENDDIPVSLIDAIPTHGEGEGSRGGERGLENAVMNTLQALQALSVSEQKPPPPPPPSGNNPGVYISHGFSPESSSDSGNETNSSEMTEISELAATHRLSESHMRLLVATREGYQPLIEEKTEFPVSPSTGGTIQKKPRSPTRHLHPPAVPPRRSPQLSTTSSRPDSSEVRPQTNLSATLQRPSSTTPGGKHHKKSADSSGKYNTFSTREGYRGESIGSRSHLDLDQRTSFCEREDSQRRQDSFLAENSVAESHGVNSLPRDHHRSPRPSSVISDRFSDVVNLGGCDADNGASAAEQDEHLVVASLLSPTKKSRSGGSDQGSDLQSDHQPISRQQSVARLCEYHLAKRISNLQGEAHNSLQGSLCSSLDAGGSTNSSVCATPNDSPLGPGAIESKHHHLQRHPLSSSSSSLLRVLNYEDNKPGTPFGTPAQSTQGKDLHPHADPALLRKMLPNIHQPSPGSEPGRPSSATPSKHKDPLGNKRLQNDQHAKQQACLKGLNQKEGSEAYRQLINYLTVSQMHQGGKLQSAGMGGGVKKDTRRFITSNPQLVEMVKNRGNTIARCPCMPSSISSPFLSPNVVNPNAAAMQAANKNARSYYSATLPTKLKRSPDMHAQRRNETLDFRKATSERRSSFSGLESELERSGLDPEHFLSLYKREGCNSRDGGLATGGNREGGGTTSRHPPRSRSQVSSKEEWFRSDLKSKHAVRQSRPNDSLCFSAAPGGQRADLNTISLGRGDHPSAFVRQASAGPRACITSPTPNPQNPPPPPPPPPPPSFSQPVQVNTSSSNSGCTQDPNHSVQSRPSQNHIQAVTPTLPHTDPFSSLQRGRELKRSSSNVTASSGSVEALFEKPTRSRSQQPLSLSLPPQGDTKVQRRPTRKRLSKSYSQGSVSSHTTCWSTGSRVDSRRASVAFPLQKDAKQMKGSQKLDTSPWRCNGPFSYCFFKRKSEGEEDEIEWERPRRSRSGPDFEDNGAASAIFPCGSALDAAGEQLYGEVLNNMSFSDRLARINALKDHMYGFPSGFTDARRDASELIALVRSSIGRCERGIQMPNQDVSQYKQLLSVESKELGRACRRMAQAHSSPEEMLLAVTCSFQVLCCLCEACMCLVRGLGASASHQQREVVAKVDEVVMNYICLLKAAEAATVGAPGEHSMKALVRHSSTMSAIANALTRSLKTLLSK from the exons CCAAGTATCGCAGAGCAGCTCCCTGGAGGAGGTCCACCTAGATGGGGTCCCTCCTGCCCCTCGTCTGGTGGAGATGAGACGGGACCCTGTCCTGGGCTTCGGCTTTGTGGCAGGCAGTGAGAAACCGGTGGTAGTCCGCTCTGTTACACCAG GTGGTCCATCAGAGGGGAAGCTGCTGCCAGGTGATGAGATCATCATGATAAACGACGAACCCGTCAGTTCGGCTCCTAGAGAACGAGTCATCGATCTCGTCAG GAGCTGCAAAGAATCCATCATGTTGACTGTTGTCCAACCTTATCCT TCCCCTAAATCAGCGTTCATCAGTGCAGCCAAAAAAGCCATGCTCAAGTCCAATCCGGTCAAAGTACGCTTTGCTGAGGAGGTCATTATAAACGGCCAGGTTCCG AACCCGATGAAGGACAACTCTCTTCTGTTCATGCCAAATGTCCTAAAGGTCTACCTGGAGAACGGGCAGACAAAGTCCTTTCGCTTTGACTGTAGTACCTCCATCAAG GAAGTTATCCTGACCCTGCAAGAGAAGCTGTCAATCAAATGCATCGAGCACTTCTCCCTGGTGTTGGAACAGAGGACCGAAGGCTCTGAGAGTAAACTGCTTCTCCTGCACGAACAGGAGATGCTTACTCAG GTGACTCAGAGACCCGGCTGTGACAAGATGAAGTGTTTCTTTAGAATCAGCTTTGTTCCCAGGGACCCAGTGGAGCTGCTGCGGAGAGACGCTGTTGCGTTTGAATACCTCTATGTTCAG AGTTGTAACGATGTGGTCTTAGAGCGGTTTGGCCAGGAGCTCAAGTATGATGCTGCGCTGCGATTGGCTGCATTGCAGATGTACATCCTCACCATGACAACCAGACAGAGTCAGAAGGTCTCCCTGAAATACATCCA AAAAGAGTGGGGTTTGTCACTGTTTCTGCCTCCTGCTGTGCTGTCCAGCATGAAGGAGAAAAACGTCAAGAAGGCTCTGACACACATCCTCAAAACCAACCAGAACCTCGTGCCTCCAGGGAAAAAA TTGACCGCTTTGCAGGCCAAGGTGCATTACCTGAGGTACCTCAGTGAACTCAGACTCTTTGGAGGGAGGGAGTTCAAATCAATACTGTTG CAAGGTGAGAAACAGACAGAGGTGACGCTGTTAGTGGGCCCACGTTACGGCATCAGCCACGTCATCAATGCCCGCACAAACCTGGTGGCCCTATTGGCTGACTTCAGCCATGTGAATCGCATTGAGATCCTCACTGAGGATGAGACCAATGTCCGGCTGGAGCTGCATGTTCTGGACGTCAGG cCCATCACACTGATCATGGAGTCAAGTGATGCAATGAACCTGGCTTGTCTAACAGCAGGATACTATCGCCTCCTAGTGGACTCGAGAAGATCTATTTTCAGCATGGCCCACTGCAATAGCACAGGAGTGGATGACCTTA GTCAGGAACGTGTCCTGGAGTGGCCTTACAGCACATCTTTTGGGGACAATGAGGAGCCTGGTCAAGTAGAGATCTACAGCAGAGACTCTGAGTACTCAGACAATGGGCAAAGGGAAAACAGCATTTCTCCTTACTTCCACGAACCACCAAACCCTGACAGAGACCTTGAGAACCGAAGGAGTCCGTTGCCCCCTCCTCTGCCTCCAGCTACCAGACACAAAACTCAAGACTCACCTCGGAGCGCCAAAGTGTCATTTATTTTTGAGGGGAACCCACCCCTCAATAAATTTAAGAACTTACGCTATGAAAGACTGTTAGAGAGCCCGGAGGTACCCAACTACGGACCGCCCTACTTGCACAACAACACATACTTTCAGCAACAGGACAGAGAGCCATTTCAGCACGTCTATAGTAACATCATAAGCGAGGAAAGTAGTGAGGAGCTAAGGGAACTAGTTTATCGTGGCAATACAAGCGATCCAGACGAGGATTCTTGTGAAGAAGATTCCACTGGGGGGACGCCAGTGGGTGATGAGACACATGATGGTATCCAAGGGGAGGGCCTACCCACAGCAGCCGGCAAAGCTACCTTTCTCACACTTTCCGGTTCTACGGACGACATTATCGACCTGACGTCGCTGCCTCCTCCCGAGGGCGATGATGGTGTTGACGATGATGAAGACGACACCCTGCTGCAGACACTCAACCTTGCGATCGCAGCACCACCACCAGGCTTTCGCGACAGTTTGGATGAGGACGTTGCACCCGAGGGAAGGCCTCTAAGCACACGTGAAAATGACGATATTCCGGTTTCACTAATCGATGCCATTCCAACACATGGGGAGGGGGAAGGAAGCaggggaggggagagaggaCTGGAAAATGCGGTCATGAATACACTGCAAGCGCTAcaagctctctctgtctctgaacAGAAGCCTCCACCACCGCCACCACCCAGCGGTAACAATCCAG GTGTTTATATATCTCATGGCTTTAGTCCAGAGTCATCCTCAGACTCTGGTAATGAGACCAACTCCTCAGAGATGACTGAGATCTCTGAACTAGCTGCTACTCACCGACTGAGCGAGAGCCACATGCGTCTTCTGGTGGCCACAAGGGAAGGATACCAACCTTTAATTgaagaaaaaactgaatttcCTGTCTCCCCCAGTACCGGAGGAACAATACAAAAGAAACCTCGCAGTCCAACACGACACCTTCATCCTCCAGCAGTTCCTCCAAGACGGAGCCCTCAATTAAGCACCACATCATCACGGCCGGACAGCTCAGAAGTAAGGCCCCAGACTAATCTCTCAGCCACTCTTCAGCGCCCAAGCTCCACCACACCAGGAGGCAAGCACCATAAAAAATCAGCAGACTCCAGCGGAAAGTATAACACCTTCAGCACAAGGGAAGGATATCGAGGAGAGAGCATTGGGAGCCGCAGCCATCTTGACTTGGACCAGCGCACCTCATTCTGCGAACGAGAAGACAGCCAAAGAAGGCAGGATTCTTTTTTAGCAGAAAACTCTGTAGCCGAGAGCCATGGAGTCAACAGCCTCCCTCGTGATCATCATAGAAGTCCCCGCCCTTCCTCCGTTATCTCTGACCGCTTCTCAGATGTTGTCAACTTGGGGGGCTGTGATGCAGATAACGGAGCTTCAGCTGCTGAGCAAGATGAACATCTAGTTGTAGCATCGTTGCTATCCCCAACCAAAAAATCTAGATCAGGGGGATCAGACCAGGGATCAGACCTACAGAGTGACCATCAGCCCATTTCGAGACAACAGAGTGTGGCCCGGCTGTGTGAATACCATCTAGCAAAAAGGATTTCAAATCTGCAAGGAGAAGCACACAATTCACTGCAGGGCTCTCTGTGCTCATCACTGGATGCTGGTGGCAGCACGAACAGTAGCGTTTGTGCTACCCCAAATGATTCACCCCTTGGCCCTGGTGCCATTGAATCAAAACACCACCATCTGCAAAGGCACCCGCTTTCTAGTTCCTCCTCCTCGTTACTCAGGGTGTTAAACTATGAAGATAACAAACCCGGAACCCCCTTTGGCACCCCTGCCCAGAGTACTCAGGGAAAAGACCTCCACCCTCATGCAGATCCTGCCCTCCTTCGGAAAATGCTGCCCAATATTCACCAACCTTCCCCTGGGTCAGAACCGGGCCGGCCGTCCTCAGCCACACCATCTAAGCATAAAGACCCTTTAGGAAACAAGCGACTCCAGAATGATCAGCATGCTAAACAACAGGCCTGTCTGAAAGGGCTGAACCAGAAGGAAGGCAGCGAGGCCTACAGGCAATTGATTAACTATCTAACAGTCAGCCAGATGCATCAGGGAGGGAAGTTGCAGAGTGCGGGCATGGGAGGAGGAGTTAAAAAGGACACAAGGCGTTTTATTACTAGCAACCCCCAGCTTGTTGAAATGGTTAAAAATAGGGGAAACACCATCGCTCGCTGCCCGTGTATGCCTTCATCCATATCATCTCCATTCCTCAGCCCAAATGTAGTTAACCCTAATGCTGCTGCCATGCAGGCAGCAAACAAAAATGCACGGTCATACTATTCTGCAACACTTCCTACCAAACTCAAGAGAAGTCCTGATATGCATGCTCAGAGAAGGAATGAGACTTTAGATTTCAGGAAAGCTACTTCTGAGAGGAGGAGCTCCTTTTCTGGCCTAGAAAGTGAGCTAGAGAGGAGTGGTCTGGACCCAGAGCACTTTCTGTCCCTCTATAAGAGAGAGGGCTGTAACAGCCGCGACGGAGGACTTGCTACAGGCGGAAACCGTGAGGGGGGAGGTACCACTAGCCGTCATCCACCTCGATCAAGAAGCCAAGTTAGCAGCAAAGAGGAATGGTTCAGATCAGACCTGAAGTCAAAGCATGCAGTTCGTCAGTCCCGCCCTAACGattctctttgtttctctgctgCCCCCGGTGGTCAAAGAGCAGACCTCAACACTATCTCACTAGGAAGGGGAGACCACCCTTCTGCTTTTGTCAGGCAGGCATCAGCTGGTCCAAGAGCTTGCATTACATCTCCAACACCCAATCCTCAGAATCCACCTCCCCCACCACCTCCCCCACCACCTCCTTCTTTTTCCCAGCCTGTTCAAGTCAACACTAGTTCCAGCAATTCAGGATGCACACAGGACCCCAATCATTCTGTCCAGTCCCGGCCGAGTCAGAACCACATTCAGGCTGTCACCCCGACGCTACCACACACAGATCCCTTCAGTAGCCTGCAACGGGGCCGGGAGCTTAAACGGAGCTCTAGCAATGTAACTGCAAGTTCTGGTAGTGTTGAAGCTCTATTTGAGAAGCCCACCCGAAGCCGGAGCCAGCAGCCCCTGTCACTGTCTCTGCCCCCGCAAGGTGACACCAAAGTCCAGCGGAGACCAACTAGGAAGAGGCTCTCCAAGAGCTACTCCCAAGGCTCTGTGTCTTCCCACACCACGTGCTGGTCCACAGGCAGTAGGGTAGACAGTAGAAGGGCATCTGTGGCTTTTCCATTGCAGAAAGATGCGAAACAAATGAAGGGCTCTCAAAAACTGGACACAAGTCCCTGGAGATGTAATGGGCCCTTTAGTTACTGTTTCTTTAAACGTAAGAGTGAGGGCGAAGAGGATGAGATCGAATGGGAGAGGCCCAGACGAAGTCGCAGTGGACCTGATTTCGAGGATAACGGTGCTGCTTCAGCCATATTCCCCTGCGGTTCCGCACTGGACGCTGCTGGCGAGCAGCTGTATGGCGAGGTCCTTAATAACATGAGCTTCAGTGACCGACTGGCACGAATCAACGCCCTCAAAGACCACATGTACGGTTTCCCTTCCGGCTTCACTGATGCCCGCCGTGATGCCAGCGAGCTCATCGCATTAGTGAGATCCAGCATAGGTCGCTGTGAGCGCGGCATCCAGATGCCTAACCAGGATGTATCACAGTATAAACAGCTCCTCTCCGTTGAGTCAAAAGAATTAGGCCGGGCGTGCCGGAGGATGGCACAGGCCCACAGCAGTCCAGAGGAAATGCTGCTAGCCGTGACTTGTAGCTTTCAGGTGCTTTGTTGTCTCTGCGAAGCTTGCATGTGTCTGGTTAGGGGACTCGGAGCCTCAGCCTCACACCAACAGAGAGAAGTCGTGGCAAAGGTTGACGAGGTTGTTATGAACTATATCTGTTTGCTCAAAGCAGCTGAGGCTGCCACTGTTGGAGCGCCAGGGGAGCACAGCATGAAAGCCCTGGTCCGCCACTCTAGTACCATGTCAGCCATTGCTAACGCACTCACCCGCTCCCTTAAAACGCTGCTTAGCAAGTAG